In Pseudomonas coleopterorum, the genomic window ATCCAGCATGTCGGCTTCGGCGGTGGCGCCGTCCACCCGTGGCAGCAGCACACCCGCCGTGCATTTGCGTACGAACGCTTCGCCGCCCAGCAGGCGCAGCACGTAATCCAGGTCCGCCACGCTCAGTCTGAACAAAGCGGCAATGCGTGCTTGGCGATACAGCGCCGACACCACCGGCAACGAGCGCTTGAGCGGACCGACGTGAGCAATGGTGTTTGCTGCTACCACACCAAAGGATGTGTCGTCGGGCAACAGTCCCAGGCCCGCGCACAGTTGTCCGATGGTTTTCTGCGAAGCCATGTCCGTCGTGGTCTGGGTGAACGAGGTTTGATCCAGCACCAGCGGGGCGCCGAACAGGACAGGATTGTTGAAGACGCGATCGAACAATGGCCGCGTGTCGCCGCTGGCGAAAGGGGTAATGTCGTGAACGAACGCCGCGAACTCTTCGGCGCCGATACCCAAACGTCTGTTGAAGTAGCGGTAGGCACCCAGGATGCGCAAGGTGTTCTGGTTGGTCTGCAGGCCAGGGTTTGCATTGCCCTCGGCGCGCATGGCCGAGACGATCAGCGTATCGAGTTCGGCGAATGGAATATCCATCCAGCGTTGCAGACGGATCATGCGCTGCATCCGGTCGAAGCGATCGAGGCACGTATTGCCCAGCAACGAGCTGGAAGTGCCGGGCTGCTGCCTGAACGTCAAACCGTTGTTGTAGTACTCGGTGAGGTCACCCGATTCGTAAGCGTCCTGGCCGCCCGTGCCATTGACGTAGACCGCACCATAGTTCATCGAAGAAGGCATGCGCCGCTCGGGCCTGTCCGCGCCGGTGGGGTTCACGATCGGGCAGTTAGGCGAAAGCCGGGGAAAGGCTTGCTTCTGGGCAATCAGTGACTGCAATTGCTCGGCATCCACGCCGGTCGCCTGGCAAAAGGTGTTCACCTGGCTCAACGCGCTCTGGCCAAACGACATCTGCGCTATACCGTAATGCTCGCGAAAGAACAGGGTTTCTTCGGCGGTCAGCGTGCGGCCATGAGTCTCGAGGCCGCCAGTGCAGATGTCCAGGCTCAAGCGGCGACCGATTCGGGTCCAACCGTTGGTATTGACCATCACATTGATCAGCAAGGCGCCGTGAAACTGGCCTTCAAGAGGCCTGCCGTCGTTATCGGTCGGGTCATAGGCGATCCGCAGGGTCACGCCATTGGCGTTGTCTCTATGAGTTTGGGGCAGGAACCATGAGCCCCAGTGCCCTACTCGCGAGCTTGACACTCTCAGGTTGACCGTCTGTGCAACGCCATCCTGTTGCACGATCATCGCGATCAGAGTGTGATCCGTCTGATGGCTGACGCTTGAGACCGCAGCCTGTTCGGGTACTTCGAAGTGGGTGTCGCTCGTACCCCACGGATAAATATTGGATTGAACAGGAGACTCCCACGTGCCGTTACCCAGTGTCAGGCTCAGGGCAGCGAAGGGGCTTGGCTGAACAAGCAGGCGTTGCTGCGCCGGGCTCAATCCCGACATCAGACTCAACGCGTTGCTCTGGTCTACAGGCTGCTGCGAGCCAGGCATCGCCAAGGTGTGATTGATCTCGCCCAGACGTGGCTTCTCTCCACTCAACGCCAGACTCACCTGCTGATGCGCAAAGTGATACGGGAAGACGAACGGGTGTTTCTTCTCGGCCAGCAGTTGCTGCACCGGCCGTACATCGCTCTTTTCGGTTTGGTACCGGTCGATGCCCTGGGTCAGCACGTCGTTGACCAGGTCCAGCATGGGGCGGCTCTGGTAGGTGCTTTGCTCGTCGATCACCAGTTTGTCCAGATCG contains:
- a CDS encoding Tc toxin subunit A; amino-acid sequence: MSIHDEKLFTAPIEADVEEHVTQPSDDNDVPNPLFENLVPATPQTRALDGRLSFAEAMPKLGYSSVFDIIRQPKQAFAGQVRTLSDADGEMAYDNALCYATQIARSYREESVSSGRDLPSIAPQAGVRALVDIGPSYPNLFKENWDQFCKVGAIEAMDGPVAYLRSLRRFAAHEIEGASTSPKRIPLAVRRPDLDKLVIDEQSTYQSRPMLDLVNDVLTQGIDRYQTEKSDVRPVQQLLAEKKHPFVFPYHFAHQQVSLALSGEKPRLGEINHTLAMPGSQQPVDQSNALSLMSGLSPAQQRLLVQPSPFAALSLTLGNGTWESPVQSNIYPWGTSDTHFEVPEQAAVSSVSHQTDHTLIAMIVQQDGVAQTVNLRVSSSRVGHWGSWFLPQTHRDNANGVTLRIAYDPTDNDGRPLEGQFHGALLINVMVNTNGWTRIGRRLSLDICTGGLETHGRTLTAEETLFFREHYGIAQMSFGQSALSQVNTFCQATGVDAEQLQSLIAQKQAFPRLSPNCPIVNPTGADRPERRMPSSMNYGAVYVNGTGGQDAYESGDLTEYYNNGLTFRQQPGTSSSLLGNTCLDRFDRMQRMIRLQRWMDIPFAELDTLIVSAMRAEGNANPGLQTNQNTLRILGAYRYFNRRLGIGAEEFAAFVHDITPFASGDTRPLFDRVFNNPVLFGAPLVLDQTSFTQTTTDMASQKTIGQLCAGLGLLPDDTSFGVVAANTIAHVGPLKRSLPVVSALYRQARIAALFRLSVADLDYVLRLLGGEAFVRKCTAGVLLPRVDGATAEADMLDILMELDQAVRWLAQHKITVTQLRELLTAPTPLAPTDTLLEQLQSITSELRTSLATPEHVAALKLPRAASGAAIDWHARMVGKLINDKHEVLAPTLTLEDTAWAQLTDKVADMAGTLGLADEDIAPTVQTLADFLYSLYRHEQQSTESFLQAFTGLLPERALMVERWSGNMPLATRLRMTWLADNSQNDESLEALLRELNAVQLSANACTWIDIGARALRTFVVHPAWLGGEAMRPLTWLNVRLFKAYSTLFNSLGQPEERLLGYLGLANTVVSKRPGKRQLAAQAQTCNVALAALLGWSESEVALLTARLPQHFAKTVAHIDWVRRAQVLAMETGLSAATLLQACALKADSPDTDWQAVGQAAMAAAGTQSA